In Deltaproteobacteria bacterium GWC2_65_14, one genomic interval encodes:
- a CDS encoding biotin attachment protein yields the protein MGRDRGEGTGERVRAGLRKKSAKKILKGVRESGEIWLTNTGPRDTGQSDFKNRFTLHDMSRLVPIYDATGYFSVEIHGGARFHQDLLNNKIDPFEESRVWAEGMPNVLTQTLIRSTNVWGYRMYPRNVVRAAVRSFLPTIDVWRCFDFLNYVPNMAPVAEEVLKGGKIFEPAISFTEAPECTDAYYLRVVSEIVSLCGGTSGIILCVKDMAGVGSPERIRRLIDAILQKHPDLLLLYHRHSTDGLVIPAMAAAAGAGARLFDVTDDAFSRFYGHPPVRPLARFLRELGFSVRFDMERAGEATDVIRGFIRNYERFESPHKGFSHDVISHRMPGGAFPSSFEQAEKGGFLDLMPSILKGMAYGNRILRYFDVTPGSQITWTTWAGILQRYHKEGGEQNVRKLFLGLDRYFQSGERIEELSQSDANLLLQLYAGATDDLKNLLLGRYGPLPFGWPKDWVYRSVFGEEWEAKVKADRVESSPLSRLPDENLSRSRKAMEEELGRPATQEEFVLYLMHPKAAVDFLKFRVTYGDTTVLPTSVWLSGLRRPGDSVSFTLSGKPHEIRLVSIGEGVGGMKQVVLSVDNILHVFPVELPEAALARKAVRKASPSAAGEIGAPMPGTVWRIGTKDRALKAGDRVKKGEEVMNIEVMKTENAVKSPVSGVLQEICVKGNERVEEGQLLSVVEPDPPKPP from the coding sequence ATGGGACGTGATCGGGGCGAAGGAACGGGGGAAAGGGTGCGGGCGGGGCTGCGGAAAAAGAGCGCGAAGAAGATCCTCAAGGGGGTCCGGGAGAGCGGGGAGATCTGGCTCACGAACACCGGCCCGCGGGACACCGGGCAGAGCGACTTCAAGAACCGCTTCACCCTCCACGACATGTCCCGCCTGGTCCCGATCTACGACGCGACCGGCTACTTCTCCGTGGAAATCCACGGGGGGGCCCGGTTCCACCAGGATCTGCTCAACAACAAGATCGACCCGTTCGAGGAGTCGCGCGTCTGGGCGGAGGGGATGCCGAACGTTCTGACGCAGACGCTCATCCGCTCGACGAACGTGTGGGGATACCGGATGTATCCCCGCAACGTGGTCCGGGCCGCCGTGCGCTCCTTCCTCCCCACGATCGACGTCTGGCGCTGCTTCGACTTCCTGAACTACGTCCCGAACATGGCGCCGGTCGCCGAGGAGGTGCTGAAGGGGGGGAAGATCTTCGAGCCGGCCATCTCCTTCACCGAGGCGCCGGAATGCACCGATGCCTACTATCTCCGGGTGGTTTCGGAGATCGTCTCGCTGTGCGGCGGGACCTCGGGGATCATCCTCTGCGTGAAGGACATGGCCGGGGTGGGAAGCCCCGAGCGGATCCGGCGCCTGATCGACGCGATCCTCCAGAAGCACCCCGACCTGCTGCTCCTCTACCACCGGCATTCCACCGACGGGCTGGTGATCCCGGCGATGGCCGCCGCCGCGGGGGCGGGGGCGCGCCTCTTCGACGTGACCGACGACGCCTTCTCCCGCTTCTACGGGCACCCGCCGGTGCGTCCCCTCGCGCGGTTCCTGCGCGAGCTGGGCTTCTCCGTCCGGTTCGACATGGAGCGGGCGGGGGAGGCGACCGACGTCATCCGGGGGTTCATCCGGAACTACGAGCGGTTCGAGTCCCCCCACAAGGGGTTCTCCCACGACGTGATCTCGCACCGGATGCCCGGGGGAGCCTTCCCCTCCTCCTTCGAGCAGGCGGAGAAGGGGGGGTTCCTCGATCTCATGCCCTCCATCCTCAAGGGGATGGCCTACGGCAACCGGATCCTTCGATACTTCGACGTGACGCCGGGCTCCCAGATCACCTGGACGACCTGGGCCGGGATCCTCCAGCGCTACCACAAGGAGGGAGGGGAGCAGAACGTCCGGAAGCTCTTTCTCGGCCTCGACCGGTACTTCCAGTCCGGCGAGCGGATCGAGGAGCTCTCGCAGTCCGACGCGAACCTGCTCCTGCAGCTCTACGCCGGGGCGACCGACGACCTGAAGAACCTGCTGCTGGGACGGTACGGCCCGCTTCCCTTCGGCTGGCCGAAGGACTGGGTCTACCGGAGCGTGTTCGGTGAGGAGTGGGAGGCGAAGGTGAAGGCGGACCGCGTCGAGTCTTCCCCGCTCTCCCGACTGCCGGACGAGAACCTCTCCCGCTCCCGGAAGGCGATGGAGGAGGAGCTGGGACGGCCGGCCACGCAGGAGGAGTTCGTCCTCTACCTGATGCACCCGAAGGCGGCGGTCGATTTCCTGAAGTTCCGGGTGACCTACGGGGACACCACCGTGCTCCCGACCTCGGTGTGGCTTTCGGGGCTGCGCCGCCCGGGCGACTCGGTGTCGTTCACCCTCTCGGGGAAGCCGCACGAGATCCGGCTGGTCTCGATCGGGGAGGGGGTCGGGGGGATGAAGCAGGTCGTCCTCTCGGTGGACAACATCCTCCACGTCTTCCCGGTGGAGCTTCCCGAGGCGGCCCTCGCAAGGAAGGCGGTCCGGAAGGCGAGCCCCTCTGCGGCGGGGGAGATCGGCGCACCGATGCCCGGGACCGTCTGGCGGATCGGTACCAAGGACCGGGCGCTCAAGGCGGGCGACCGGGTCAAGAAGGGCGAAGAGGTGATGAACATCGAGGTGATGAAGACCGAGAACGCGGTAAAGTCCCCCGTCTCGGGCGTCCTCCAGGAGATCTGCGTGAAGGGGAACGAGCGGGTCGAGGAGGGGCAGCTGCTGTCGGTCGTGGAGCCGGACCCCCCGAAGCCCCCCTGA
- a CDS encoding phosphoribosylaminoimidazolesuccinocarboxamide synthase, which produces MARQAVVETKLAGLTLLARGKVRDIYETDGKLLLVASDRISAFDVVLPNGIPGKGKVLTQISAFWFRKLSDVVPNHMLSVDPREYPPAARPHAELLAGRSMLCRKTSPLPVECVVRGYLSGSGWAEYREHVEVCGIRLPAGLVESSRLPEPLFTPATKEEKGKHDMNISFERMCGILGRETAEAARDISLTLYRKAAEYALGKGIIIADTKFEFGFLDGRLLWIDEALTPDSSRFWPAAEYRAGGPQKSFDKQFVRDYLLTLSWNKTAPGPKLPPDVIENTAGKYREALRILTGSDIGG; this is translated from the coding sequence ATGGCAAGGCAGGCGGTCGTCGAGACGAAACTTGCGGGACTGACGTTGCTCGCGCGGGGGAAGGTCCGGGACATCTACGAGACGGACGGCAAGCTGCTCCTGGTGGCCTCCGACCGGATCTCCGCCTTCGACGTCGTCCTACCCAACGGGATTCCCGGGAAGGGGAAGGTCCTCACGCAGATCTCCGCCTTCTGGTTCCGGAAGCTCTCGGACGTGGTCCCGAACCACATGCTCTCCGTGGACCCGCGGGAATACCCGCCTGCCGCCAGGCCTCACGCGGAGCTGCTCGCCGGCCGTTCGATGCTCTGCCGGAAGACCTCCCCCCTCCCCGTGGAATGCGTCGTCCGCGGGTATCTCTCGGGGTCCGGCTGGGCGGAATACCGGGAGCATGTCGAGGTGTGCGGCATCCGGCTCCCCGCGGGGCTCGTCGAGTCGTCCCGGCTCCCCGAGCCGCTCTTCACCCCCGCCACCAAGGAGGAGAAGGGGAAGCACGACATGAACATCTCCTTCGAGCGGATGTGCGGAATCCTGGGGAGGGAGACGGCCGAGGCGGCGCGGGACATTTCCCTGACGCTCTACCGGAAGGCGGCCGAGTACGCCCTGGGGAAGGGAATCATCATCGCCGACACGAAATTCGAGTTCGGCTTCCTGGACGGCCGGCTCCTCTGGATCGACGAGGCGCTGACCCCCGATTCCTCCCGGTTCTGGCCGGCGGCGGAATACAGGGCGGGCGGTCCCCAGAAGAGCTTCGACAAGCAGTTCGTCCGCGACTACCTGCTCACCCTGTCCTGGAACAAGACCGCCCCCGGGCCGAAGCTTCCTCCCGACGTGATCGAGAACACGGCGGGGAAGTACCGGGAGGCGCTGCGGATCCTCACCGGCAGCGACATCGGCGGATAG